Proteins encoded together in one Rossellomorea sp. y25 window:
- a CDS encoding VOC family protein — protein MIQRKLNTVFIPVFNLKESVDWYGKVLGFEIDPVQYKEIGELPVYTFQMGETSLTLEEEKGFTPPVSNVPICNFHTTQIEKVREDFHEKKVTFESGIITFPDFSYFNFRDINGNLLMICTG, from the coding sequence ATGATTCAAAGAAAGCTGAATACAGTGTTTATTCCCGTGTTTAATCTAAAGGAGTCTGTGGATTGGTACGGAAAAGTGCTAGGTTTTGAAATCGATCCCGTGCAGTATAAGGAGATTGGGGAGCTTCCCGTATATACTTTTCAGATGGGGGAAACATCCCTAACTTTAGAAGAGGAAAAAGGATTCACTCCACCTGTTTCTAATGTTCCCATCTGCAATTTCCATACGACTCAAATTGAAAAAGTAAGAGAAGACTTTCACGAAAAGAAAGTCACATTTGAATCAGGGATCATCACGTTTCCAGACTTTTCATATTTTAACTTTAGGGATATCAACGGGAATTTATTAATGATTTGCACGGGTTAA
- a CDS encoding S66 peptidase family protein, protein MTIPNRLKIGDTIGICSPSSPVAAHCPKRLKRGIEELKRLGFNVKVAPNTLKIQEYMAGTVEERVEDLHNLFGDKNVKAIITTIGGTCSHQLLDHLDFSLIQNNPKVFLGFSDITALHMAIYQITGLTTYLGPAVLPQFGEYGGVLTYTKEHFFQSLVQGERVDYSASPSYVMEHLWWDEEDNRLREQVENKGPRVVKEGRAEGKIIAANMGTMLLLAGTEYFPDLDGAILCIEDDPEETPSSIDRYLTQLRHMGVYSKIKGLVIGRFHDHVSFKENQLAGILSRVTEGYEIPVVTDLDFGHTDPMFILPNGIRARLEVHGNQIDFDLVEKPAT, encoded by the coding sequence ATGACGATTCCAAATCGATTAAAAATAGGAGATACGATTGGGATTTGTTCCCCATCTTCTCCAGTCGCTGCTCATTGCCCTAAAAGATTGAAAAGGGGGATTGAAGAGCTTAAGAGGTTGGGCTTTAACGTGAAAGTAGCGCCAAACACGTTGAAAATACAAGAGTATATGGCTGGTACCGTTGAGGAAAGAGTGGAGGACCTGCATAATCTCTTCGGGGATAAGAATGTAAAAGCCATCATCACCACAATAGGAGGAACCTGTTCTCATCAACTTCTGGATCATCTTGATTTCTCATTAATCCAAAATAATCCAAAAGTTTTTCTCGGCTTCAGTGACATAACCGCTCTCCACATGGCAATTTATCAAATTACCGGCCTCACAACATATCTTGGACCTGCCGTTCTGCCTCAGTTTGGGGAATATGGAGGAGTACTAACATACACAAAGGAACACTTTTTCCAATCACTCGTTCAAGGAGAAAGAGTAGATTACTCTGCCTCTCCATCCTATGTAATGGAACATTTATGGTGGGACGAAGAAGACAATCGTTTAAGAGAACAAGTTGAAAATAAGGGACCTCGTGTAGTCAAAGAAGGAAGAGCAGAAGGGAAAATCATTGCAGCCAATATGGGAACCATGCTCCTTCTCGCAGGAACAGAATACTTTCCGGATCTCGATGGTGCCATCTTATGTATTGAAGATGATCCAGAGGAAACCCCGTCGTCAATTGATCGATATTTAACTCAACTCAGACACATGGGGGTATATTCTAAAATTAAAGGTCTTGTCATTGGACGCTTTCATGATCACGTTAGCTTCAAAGAAAATCAACTGGCCGGCATTTTATCCCGTGTAACAGAGGGGTATGAAATCCCAGTCGTTACGGACCTGGATTTCGGTCATACTGATCCTATGTTTATCCTTCCAAACGGAATCCGAGCCCGGCTTGAAGTTCACGGAAATCAAATTGACTTTGACCTGGTGGAAAAGCCGGCTACATAA